The following coding sequences lie in one Silurus meridionalis isolate SWU-2019-XX chromosome 19, ASM1480568v1, whole genome shotgun sequence genomic window:
- the LOC124402193 gene encoding calmodulin-binding transcription activator 1-like isoform X2 has translation MAAENKPEGLKRIRKADRMYRTSVSYASQAATKGVRDDTDTNNEHGHLKIYLPKKLLECLPKCSSLPKERHRWNTNEEIAAYLISFEKHEEWLTTSPKTRPQNGSMILYNRKKVKYRKDGYCWKKRKDGKTTREDHMKLKVQGVECLYGCYVHSSIIPTFHRRCYWLLQNPDIVLVHYLNVPAIEDCGKPCGPILCSINTDKKEWAKWTKEELISQLKPMFHGIKWTCSNGNSSTGFSAEQLVQQILDSHQTKPPPRTHNCLCTGTLGAGSSLHHKCNSAKHRIISPKVDPRSGGAYSSTHSEVQNSDVSEGKTEHTHGSGKNGRSTGDGPGGSTAREKRNSKGAKPALLHQNSMEVSSTNQVEVPDTTQSSPVSISSGLNSDPDIADSPVVTGMSHVASVMSSLSQSATVFMSEVTGEPVYSMSPTGDPNAHLLGPDTASSSLVLAVAADSHKFAFPGAVGLGDVGSAERLAMLSAASMSEELVLSSNLESGSIKLPETTMNFDPDCFLNNPKQGQTYGGNGLKTEVSNASSCSNGGMRCSPPLADNGYGFNASLVKNIKTEDTSFEQQLAKEGGYQVGEVVSGAASMSSSSGSGSTQSSLALTPTSSLLPSGGGLSPSTTLEQMDFSAIDAKQDYSSTMMSATSYSQAIPSPQLAHQSHSPSFFLQGSPQSTQTHAHQNTSISAQNSHDSAAFMGLSVVKTDSTGTNGHHQHHHHAHQGQHTASNCNGNSPAERNGQGSTLQLLQYQNRFTGASKEHEEVGSLEQPTNSEGQDTGEQEKDTEDLLKAGDHLQHCVGNGADGNGATEHYLQQPEGTNLGAGVTGRTGTGTNNGALCNGTDVSRATGSPHQQLQPLLQGAGLVQGLFNNIAAHQALATSGASGGGAMEISLDHFDVSFGNQFSDLINDFISVEGGNNAVIGGQTGNTLYSHQIMAHSGTEGQVSSGATTQQVAEEGPTHGTTGYNSAELCLQPCCSPQSAQPGSLGTDNGQLSYMQVEEVVSAAVAHGTMGMLQNTARLFVVTDYSPEWSYPEGGVKVLITGPWQEASSDYTCLFDQITVPASLIQPGVLRCYCPAHDTGLVTLQVAASSQIISNSVVFEYKARALPALPTSQHDWLSLDDNQFRMSILERLEQMERRMAEMSGQQQQQSSGGTSESGVTGGGGGGEGRGNSDQTQLSPGHSQGQAGSSFESRVVVVCEKMMNRACWAKSKHLIHSKTFRGMTLLHLAAAQGYANLIQTLIKWRTKHADSIDLELEVDPLNVDHFSCTPLMWACALGHTEAAVVLYKWDRRALAIPDSLGRLPLATARSRGHTKLAEFLENLQKEEQQQTSAANMSFSSSTESSTTEGWMTVWGSETASGIRANNSASSAPGSNQDLRRPRSESSSFYNSDIQGDAPLTKKHKPNPEIHQARPSKPGATPVGLGEQVHKTKTCPAKLAKAGTVETGKADKAQTKLSSACGGGRWSSRQTSGRRGPIGGLAKERLANRLRLREASGTGSVSELLLGQEDLENTGDLQLNMMTLAEHIIEATPDRIKSENFEATESAPLDSVEVNSTMSWLATYLGDAERFIYSKPVACSTGLEDSHAGSHPECEGPFGKLGLPSPADWSAFLNVPHSRKERDLTQLALSDHEQRELYEAARQVQSTFRKYKGRPLREQQELAAAVIQRCYKKYKQLSWIALKYALYKKMTLAAILIQSKFRSYYEQKKFQQSRRAAMLIQQYYRSYKELGRPNSHSHAAAAAAIVQHKLRSGLLTKRQDQAARKIMRFLLRCRHSPLMDHRLFKRGERTEKGQGT, from the exons AACCCGGACATCGTTCTGGTCCACTACCTTAACGTCCCAGCCATCGAGGATTGTGGGAAGCCATGCGGTCCGATCCTGTGCTCCATCAACACAGACAAAAAGGAGTGGGCCAAATGGACCAAGGAGGAGCTCATCAGCCAGCTAAAGcccatgt TTCATGGCATCAAGTGGACTTGCAGCAACGGGAACAGCAGCACCGGCTTCTCGGCTGAGCAGCTGGTGCAGCAGATCCTGGACAGCCACCAGACCAAACCACCTCCCCGGACTCACAACTGCCTCTGCACGGGGACGCTGG GTGCTGGTAGCAGTCTGCATCACAAATGTAACAGTGCCAAACACCGCATTATCTCCCCAAAGGTCGACCCACGCTCTGGAGGTGCTTACAGCAGCACTCACTCCGAAGTTCAAAACAGTGATGTCTCAGAGGGCAAGACAGAGCACACACATGGATCAGGCAAAAATGGCAGGTCGACGGGCGATGGTCCAGGTGGATCTACTGCACGAGAAAAGAGGAACAGCAAAGGAGCGAAACCGGCTCTACTTCATCAGAACAGTATGGAGGTGTCCTCCACTAACCAGGTTGAAGTTCCAGACACCACCCAGAGCTCACCAGTCTCCATTAGCAGCGGGCTAAACTCCGATCCAGATATAGCTGACAGCCCCGTGGTGACAGGAATGAGCCACGTGGCCTCCGTCATGAGCAGCCTCTCCCAGTCCGCCACTGTCTTCATGTCAGAGGTCACCGGTGAACCCGTCTACAGCATGTCTCCCACTGGAGATCCTAATGCTCATCTACTTGGCCCTGACACGGCCTCGAGCAGCTTGGTGCTGGCAGTTGCTGCTGATAGTCACAAATTTGCTTTTCCTGGGGCTGTGGGATTAGGAGATGTAGGGTCTGCAGAGAGGTTGGCTATGCTTTCTGCAGCTAGCATGTCAGAAGAGCTGGTCCTCTCCAGCAACCTTGAGTCCGGGAGCATCAAGCTGCCTGAAACCACCATGAACTTTGACCCAGACTGCTTCCTCAATAACCCTAAACAGGGACAGACGTATGGGGGAAATGGGCTGAAGACAGAGGTCAGCAATGCCAGCAGTTGCAGCAATGGAGGAATGCGCTGTTCACCTCCTCTTGCTGATAATGGTTACGGTTTCAATGCCTCACTggtcaaaaatataaaaacggAAGATACATCATTCGAACAGCAGCTGGCCAAAGAAGGTGGTTACCAGGTCGGAGAGGTGGTCAGTGGTGCAGCAAGCATGTCCAGCTCCTCAGGCAGTGGCTCTACCCAGAGTTCCTTAGCTCTAACCCCAACTAGCTCATTGCTTCCATCTGGTGGTGGCCTGAGCCCTAGCACTACACTGGAGCAGATGGATTTCAGTGCCATTGATGCCAAACAGGATTACTCTTCTACTATGATGTCTGCTACAAGCTACAGTCAAGCTATACCAAGTCCTCAGCTGGCTCACCAGAGCCACTCTCCAAGCTTCTTCCTGCAGGGTTCACCGCAGTCCACCCAGACTCATGCCCACCAGAACACTAGTATTTCTGCTCAGAACTCGCACGACTCTGCTGCTTTTATGGGTTTGTCTGTGGTTAAGACTGATTCGACAGGCACCAACGGgcatcatcaacaccaccatcatGCTCACCAAGGGCAGCACACTGCGTCCAACTGCAACGGAAACTCTCCAGCAGAAAGAAATGGGCAAGGTAGCACTCTGCAACTTCTGCAGTACCAAAATCGCTTCACAGGTGCCAGCAAGGAACATGAGGAGGTTGGAAGCCTGGAACAGCCCACCAACTCAGAAGGGCAGGACACAGGTGAGCAAGAAAAGGATACAGAAGACTTGTTGAAGGCAGGAGATCACCTACAGCACTGTGTCGGAAATGGGGCAGATGGCAACGGAGCTACAGAGCACTACCTCCAACAACCAGAAGGCACAAATCTGGGAGCAGGAGTAACTGGCAGAACAGGAACGGGTACTAATAATGGAGCTCTGTGTAATGGTACGGATGTCAGCAGAGCAACTGGCAGTCCACATCAGCAGCTCCAGCCTCTACTACAAGGAGCAGGGCTTGTCCAGGGGCTCTTCAACAACATAGCAGCCCACCAGGCTCTGGCCACAAGTGGCGCCAGTGGAGGAGGAGCCATGGAGATCAGCCTTGATCACTTCGATGTCTCTTTTGGGAATCAGTTTTCAGACCTCATCAACGATTTCATTTCGGTAGAAGGAGGAAACAATGCAGTAATCGGGGGACAAACAGGCAACACACTCTACAGCCATCAGATAATGGCGCACTCAGGCACAGAAGGTCAAGTGTCATCCGGGGCGACCACCCAACAGGTTGCTGAGGAAGGACCCACCCATGGAACTACAGGGTACAACTCTGCAGAACTCTGCCTCCAGCCCTGTTGCAGCCCTCAGTCTGCCCAGCCTGGGTCACTGGGAACAGACAATGGGCAGTTATCATACATGCAAGTAGAGGAGGTTGTGTCTGCAGCTGTGGCTCATGGGACCATGGGGATGCTTCAGAACACTGCAAGACTCTTTGTGGTGACAGACTACTCACCGGAGTGGTCTTACCCAGAG GGTGGAGTAAAAGTTTTAATCACAGGACCATGGCAGGAGGCCAGCAGTGACTACACATGCCTGTTTGATCAGATCACAGTTCCTGCCTCCCTCATTCAGCCTGGAGTGCTGCGATGTTACTGCCCGG CTCACGACACAGGCCTGGTGACCCTTCAGGTTGCAGCCAGCAGCCAGATCATCTCCAACTCAGTGGTGTTTGAATATAAAGCCCGCGCTCTCCCCGCCCTGCCCACCTCTCAGCATGACTGGCTCTCCCTGGACG ACAACCAATTCAGAATGTCGATCCTGGAGCGCCTGGAGCAGATGGAGCGCAGGATGGCGGAGATGTCTggccagcagcagcagcaaagcAGCGGAGGAACATCTGAAAGTGGAGTAacgggaggaggaggaggaggagaaggaagaggcAATTCCGATCAAACCCAA CTCTCCCCAGGTCATAGTCAGGGACAAGCTGGAAGCTCCTTTGAGAGCCGTGTCGTGGTGGTATGTGAGAAGATGATGAACCGTGCCTGCTGGGCAAAATCCAAGCACTTAATTCACTCCAAAACGTTCCGGGGTATGACCCTGCTCCACCTGGCAGCTGCCCAGGGTTACGCCAACCTGATCCAGACTCTCATCAAATGGCG CACTAAACATGCAGACAGCATTGACCTGGAGTTAGAGGTGGATCCTTTGAATGTTGACCACTTCTCCTGCACCccattg ATGTGGGCTTGTGCTTTGGGTCACACCGAGGCAGCAGTGGTTTTGTATAAGTGGGATCGGCGCGCCCTGGCGATCCCCGATTCTCTCGGCCGCTTACCGTTGGCCACGGCGCGATCCCGCGGCCATACCAAGCTGGCTGAGTTTCTAGAAAATCTTCAGAAGGAAGAACAGCAGCAGACTTCTGCCGCCAACATGTCTTTCTCCTCCTCTACAGAAAGCTCTACTACAGAGGGCTGGATGACCGTTTGGGGAAGTGAGACAGCTTCTGGGATAAGAGCAAACAACAGCGCTAGCTCTGCTCCAGGCTCAAACCAAG ATTTAAGGAGACCCAGGTCTGAATCTTCCAGTTTCTACAACAGTGATATCCAAGGCGATGCCCCATTAACCAAGAAACACAAACCCAATCCTGAGATACACCAAGCAAGGCCAAGCAAGCCTGGGGCTACCCCTGTGGGTCTGGGAGAGCAAGTCCACAAGACTAAAACATGCCCTGCTAAACTAGCCAAAGCTGGTACGGTGGAGACAGGAAAAGCAGACAAGGCTCAGACAAAGTTGAGTTCGGCTTGCGGAGGCGGGCGATGGAGCAGCAGACAGACCTCAGGGCGCAGAGGGCCTATTGGAGGACTTGCTAAAGAAAGGTTGGCGAACAGGCTGAGGTTACGAGAAGCATCCGGAACAGGGTCAGTCTCCGAGCTTCTGTTGGGGCAAGAGGATCTGGAGAACACAGGTGACCTCCAG TTGAATATGATGACTCTGGCCGAGCACATCATCGAAGCAACGCCTGATCGCATCAAGAGCGAAAACTTCGAGGCCACGGAGTCAGCACCTCTGGATAGCGTTGAGGTCAACAGCACTATGAGCTGGTTAGCTACGTACCTCGGAGATGCAGAAAG GTTCATATACAGTAAGCCGGTGGCATGCTCCACGGGACTCGAAGACAGCCACGCTGGCAGCCACCCGGAATGTGAAGGTCCTTTCGGGAAGCTTGGACTTCCGTCTCCAGCAGACTGGAGTGCATTTCTTAACGTCCCTCACAGCAGAAAGGAGCGTGATTTAACCCAGCTGGCGCTGTCCGACCACGAGCAGAGAGAGCTGTACGAGGCCGCCCGCCAAGTCCAGAGCACTTTCCGCAAGTATAAG GGGCGTCCACTCAGAGAGCAGCAGGAACTGGCAGCTGCTGTTATTCAGCGCTGTTATAAAAAGTACAAGCAG CTGTCATGGATAGCCTTGAAG TATGCACTTTATAAGAAGATGACGCTGGCCGCCATCCTAATCCAGAGTAAATTTCGCAGCTACTACGAGCAGAAGAAGTTCCAGCAAAGTCGTCGGGCAGCCATGCTAATCCAGCAATACTACCGCAGCTACAAAGAGCTGGGCCGACCCAACTCACACTCTCACGCCGCTGCAGCTGCAGCAATAGTGCAGCACAAACTGAG AAGTGGTCTGCTGACCAAGAGGCAGGACCAGGCCGCCAGAAAAATAATGCGATTTCTGCTCCGATGTCGCCATAG CCCCTTGATGGACCATAGACTGTTCAAACGG
- the LOC124402193 gene encoding calmodulin-binding transcription activator 1-like isoform X8 → MKDEHGHLKIYLPKKLLECLPKCSSLPKERHRWNTNEEIAAYLISFEKHEEWLTTSPKTRPQNGSMILYNRKKVKYRKDGYCWKKRKDGKTTREDHMKLKVQGVECLYGCYVHSSIIPTFHRRCYWLLQNPDIVLVHYLNVPAIEDCGKPCGPILCSINTDKKEWAKWTKEELISQLKPMFHGIKWTCSNGNSSTGFSAEQLVQQILDSHQTKPPPRTHNCLCTGTLGAGSSLHHKCNSAKHRIISPKVDPRSGGAYSSTHSEVQNSDVSEGKTEHTHGSGKNGRSTGDGPGGSTAREKRNSKGAKPALLHQNSMEVSSTNQVEVPDTTQSSPVSISSGLNSDPDIADSPVVTGMSHVASVMSSLSQSATVFMSEVTGEPVYSMSPTGDPNAHLLGPDTASSSLVLAVAADSHKFAFPGAVGLGDVGSAERLAMLSAASMSEELVLSSNLESGSIKLPETTMNFDPDCFLNNPKQGQTYGGNGLKTEVSNASSCSNGGMRCSPPLADNGYGFNASLVKNIKTEDTSFEQQLAKEGGYQVGEVVSGAASMSSSSGSGSTQSSLALTPTSSLLPSGGGLSPSTTLEQMDFSAIDAKQDYSSTMMSATSYSQAIPSPQLAHQSHSPSFFLQGSPQSTQTHAHQNTSISAQNSHDSAAFMGLSVVKTDSTGTNGHHQHHHHAHQGQHTASNCNGNSPAERNGQGSTLQLLQYQNRFTGASKEHEEVGSLEQPTNSEGQDTGEQEKDTEDLLKAGDHLQHCVGNGADGNGATEHYLQQPEGTNLGAGVTGRTGTGTNNGALCNGTDVSRATGSPHQQLQPLLQGAGLVQGLFNNIAAHQALATSGASGGGAMEISLDHFDVSFGNQFSDLINDFISVEGGNNAVIGGQTGNTLYSHQIMAHSGTEGQVSSGATTQQVAEEGPTHGTTGYNSAELCLQPCCSPQSAQPGSLGTDNGQLSYMQVEEVVSAAVAHGTMGMLQNTARLFVVTDYSPEWSYPEGGVKVLITGPWQEASSDYTCLFDQITVPASLIQPGVLRCYCPAHDTGLVTLQVAASSQIISNSVVFEYKARALPALPTSQHDWLSLDDNQFRMSILERLEQMERRMAEMSGQQQQQSSGGTSESGVTGGGGGGEGRGNSDQTQLSPGHSQGQAGSSFESRVVVVCEKMMNRACWAKSKHLIHSKTFRGMTLLHLAAAQGYANLIQTLIKWRTKHADSIDLELEVDPLNVDHFSCTPLMWACALGHTEAAVVLYKWDRRALAIPDSLGRLPLATARSRGHTKLAEFLENLQKEEQQQTSAANMSFSSSTESSTTEGWMTVWGSETASGIRANNSASSAPGSNQDLRRPRSESSSFYNSDIQGDAPLTKKHKPNPEIHQARPSKPGATPVGLGEQVHKTKTCPAKLAKAGTVETGKADKAQTKLSSACGGGRWSSRQTSGRRGPIGGLAKERLANRLRLREASGTGSVSELLLGQEDLENTGDLQLNMMTLAEHIIEATPDRIKSENFEATESAPLDSVEVNSTMSWLATYLGDAERFIYSKPVACSTGLEDSHAGSHPECEGPFGKLGLPSPADWSAFLNVPHSRKERDLTQLALSDHEQRELYEAARQVQSTFRKYKGRPLREQQELAAAVIQRCYKKYKQLSWIALKYALYKKMTLAAILIQSKFRSYYEQKKFQQSRRAAMLIQQYYRSYKELGRPNSHSHAAAAAAIVQHKLRSGLLTKRQDQAARKIMRFLLRCRHRVRELKKAKEHESSPKSPVTI, encoded by the exons AACCCGGACATCGTTCTGGTCCACTACCTTAACGTCCCAGCCATCGAGGATTGTGGGAAGCCATGCGGTCCGATCCTGTGCTCCATCAACACAGACAAAAAGGAGTGGGCCAAATGGACCAAGGAGGAGCTCATCAGCCAGCTAAAGcccatgt TTCATGGCATCAAGTGGACTTGCAGCAACGGGAACAGCAGCACCGGCTTCTCGGCTGAGCAGCTGGTGCAGCAGATCCTGGACAGCCACCAGACCAAACCACCTCCCCGGACTCACAACTGCCTCTGCACGGGGACGCTGG GTGCTGGTAGCAGTCTGCATCACAAATGTAACAGTGCCAAACACCGCATTATCTCCCCAAAGGTCGACCCACGCTCTGGAGGTGCTTACAGCAGCACTCACTCCGAAGTTCAAAACAGTGATGTCTCAGAGGGCAAGACAGAGCACACACATGGATCAGGCAAAAATGGCAGGTCGACGGGCGATGGTCCAGGTGGATCTACTGCACGAGAAAAGAGGAACAGCAAAGGAGCGAAACCGGCTCTACTTCATCAGAACAGTATGGAGGTGTCCTCCACTAACCAGGTTGAAGTTCCAGACACCACCCAGAGCTCACCAGTCTCCATTAGCAGCGGGCTAAACTCCGATCCAGATATAGCTGACAGCCCCGTGGTGACAGGAATGAGCCACGTGGCCTCCGTCATGAGCAGCCTCTCCCAGTCCGCCACTGTCTTCATGTCAGAGGTCACCGGTGAACCCGTCTACAGCATGTCTCCCACTGGAGATCCTAATGCTCATCTACTTGGCCCTGACACGGCCTCGAGCAGCTTGGTGCTGGCAGTTGCTGCTGATAGTCACAAATTTGCTTTTCCTGGGGCTGTGGGATTAGGAGATGTAGGGTCTGCAGAGAGGTTGGCTATGCTTTCTGCAGCTAGCATGTCAGAAGAGCTGGTCCTCTCCAGCAACCTTGAGTCCGGGAGCATCAAGCTGCCTGAAACCACCATGAACTTTGACCCAGACTGCTTCCTCAATAACCCTAAACAGGGACAGACGTATGGGGGAAATGGGCTGAAGACAGAGGTCAGCAATGCCAGCAGTTGCAGCAATGGAGGAATGCGCTGTTCACCTCCTCTTGCTGATAATGGTTACGGTTTCAATGCCTCACTggtcaaaaatataaaaacggAAGATACATCATTCGAACAGCAGCTGGCCAAAGAAGGTGGTTACCAGGTCGGAGAGGTGGTCAGTGGTGCAGCAAGCATGTCCAGCTCCTCAGGCAGTGGCTCTACCCAGAGTTCCTTAGCTCTAACCCCAACTAGCTCATTGCTTCCATCTGGTGGTGGCCTGAGCCCTAGCACTACACTGGAGCAGATGGATTTCAGTGCCATTGATGCCAAACAGGATTACTCTTCTACTATGATGTCTGCTACAAGCTACAGTCAAGCTATACCAAGTCCTCAGCTGGCTCACCAGAGCCACTCTCCAAGCTTCTTCCTGCAGGGTTCACCGCAGTCCACCCAGACTCATGCCCACCAGAACACTAGTATTTCTGCTCAGAACTCGCACGACTCTGCTGCTTTTATGGGTTTGTCTGTGGTTAAGACTGATTCGACAGGCACCAACGGgcatcatcaacaccaccatcatGCTCACCAAGGGCAGCACACTGCGTCCAACTGCAACGGAAACTCTCCAGCAGAAAGAAATGGGCAAGGTAGCACTCTGCAACTTCTGCAGTACCAAAATCGCTTCACAGGTGCCAGCAAGGAACATGAGGAGGTTGGAAGCCTGGAACAGCCCACCAACTCAGAAGGGCAGGACACAGGTGAGCAAGAAAAGGATACAGAAGACTTGTTGAAGGCAGGAGATCACCTACAGCACTGTGTCGGAAATGGGGCAGATGGCAACGGAGCTACAGAGCACTACCTCCAACAACCAGAAGGCACAAATCTGGGAGCAGGAGTAACTGGCAGAACAGGAACGGGTACTAATAATGGAGCTCTGTGTAATGGTACGGATGTCAGCAGAGCAACTGGCAGTCCACATCAGCAGCTCCAGCCTCTACTACAAGGAGCAGGGCTTGTCCAGGGGCTCTTCAACAACATAGCAGCCCACCAGGCTCTGGCCACAAGTGGCGCCAGTGGAGGAGGAGCCATGGAGATCAGCCTTGATCACTTCGATGTCTCTTTTGGGAATCAGTTTTCAGACCTCATCAACGATTTCATTTCGGTAGAAGGAGGAAACAATGCAGTAATCGGGGGACAAACAGGCAACACACTCTACAGCCATCAGATAATGGCGCACTCAGGCACAGAAGGTCAAGTGTCATCCGGGGCGACCACCCAACAGGTTGCTGAGGAAGGACCCACCCATGGAACTACAGGGTACAACTCTGCAGAACTCTGCCTCCAGCCCTGTTGCAGCCCTCAGTCTGCCCAGCCTGGGTCACTGGGAACAGACAATGGGCAGTTATCATACATGCAAGTAGAGGAGGTTGTGTCTGCAGCTGTGGCTCATGGGACCATGGGGATGCTTCAGAACACTGCAAGACTCTTTGTGGTGACAGACTACTCACCGGAGTGGTCTTACCCAGAG GGTGGAGTAAAAGTTTTAATCACAGGACCATGGCAGGAGGCCAGCAGTGACTACACATGCCTGTTTGATCAGATCACAGTTCCTGCCTCCCTCATTCAGCCTGGAGTGCTGCGATGTTACTGCCCGG CTCACGACACAGGCCTGGTGACCCTTCAGGTTGCAGCCAGCAGCCAGATCATCTCCAACTCAGTGGTGTTTGAATATAAAGCCCGCGCTCTCCCCGCCCTGCCCACCTCTCAGCATGACTGGCTCTCCCTGGACG ACAACCAATTCAGAATGTCGATCCTGGAGCGCCTGGAGCAGATGGAGCGCAGGATGGCGGAGATGTCTggccagcagcagcagcaaagcAGCGGAGGAACATCTGAAAGTGGAGTAacgggaggaggaggaggaggagaaggaagaggcAATTCCGATCAAACCCAA CTCTCCCCAGGTCATAGTCAGGGACAAGCTGGAAGCTCCTTTGAGAGCCGTGTCGTGGTGGTATGTGAGAAGATGATGAACCGTGCCTGCTGGGCAAAATCCAAGCACTTAATTCACTCCAAAACGTTCCGGGGTATGACCCTGCTCCACCTGGCAGCTGCCCAGGGTTACGCCAACCTGATCCAGACTCTCATCAAATGGCG CACTAAACATGCAGACAGCATTGACCTGGAGTTAGAGGTGGATCCTTTGAATGTTGACCACTTCTCCTGCACCccattg ATGTGGGCTTGTGCTTTGGGTCACACCGAGGCAGCAGTGGTTTTGTATAAGTGGGATCGGCGCGCCCTGGCGATCCCCGATTCTCTCGGCCGCTTACCGTTGGCCACGGCGCGATCCCGCGGCCATACCAAGCTGGCTGAGTTTCTAGAAAATCTTCAGAAGGAAGAACAGCAGCAGACTTCTGCCGCCAACATGTCTTTCTCCTCCTCTACAGAAAGCTCTACTACAGAGGGCTGGATGACCGTTTGGGGAAGTGAGACAGCTTCTGGGATAAGAGCAAACAACAGCGCTAGCTCTGCTCCAGGCTCAAACCAAG ATTTAAGGAGACCCAGGTCTGAATCTTCCAGTTTCTACAACAGTGATATCCAAGGCGATGCCCCATTAACCAAGAAACACAAACCCAATCCTGAGATACACCAAGCAAGGCCAAGCAAGCCTGGGGCTACCCCTGTGGGTCTGGGAGAGCAAGTCCACAAGACTAAAACATGCCCTGCTAAACTAGCCAAAGCTGGTACGGTGGAGACAGGAAAAGCAGACAAGGCTCAGACAAAGTTGAGTTCGGCTTGCGGAGGCGGGCGATGGAGCAGCAGACAGACCTCAGGGCGCAGAGGGCCTATTGGAGGACTTGCTAAAGAAAGGTTGGCGAACAGGCTGAGGTTACGAGAAGCATCCGGAACAGGGTCAGTCTCCGAGCTTCTGTTGGGGCAAGAGGATCTGGAGAACACAGGTGACCTCCAG TTGAATATGATGACTCTGGCCGAGCACATCATCGAAGCAACGCCTGATCGCATCAAGAGCGAAAACTTCGAGGCCACGGAGTCAGCACCTCTGGATAGCGTTGAGGTCAACAGCACTATGAGCTGGTTAGCTACGTACCTCGGAGATGCAGAAAG GTTCATATACAGTAAGCCGGTGGCATGCTCCACGGGACTCGAAGACAGCCACGCTGGCAGCCACCCGGAATGTGAAGGTCCTTTCGGGAAGCTTGGACTTCCGTCTCCAGCAGACTGGAGTGCATTTCTTAACGTCCCTCACAGCAGAAAGGAGCGTGATTTAACCCAGCTGGCGCTGTCCGACCACGAGCAGAGAGAGCTGTACGAGGCCGCCCGCCAAGTCCAGAGCACTTTCCGCAAGTATAAG GGGCGTCCACTCAGAGAGCAGCAGGAACTGGCAGCTGCTGTTATTCAGCGCTGTTATAAAAAGTACAAGCAG CTGTCATGGATAGCCTTGAAG TATGCACTTTATAAGAAGATGACGCTGGCCGCCATCCTAATCCAGAGTAAATTTCGCAGCTACTACGAGCAGAAGAAGTTCCAGCAAAGTCGTCGGGCAGCCATGCTAATCCAGCAATACTACCGCAGCTACAAAGAGCTGGGCCGACCCAACTCACACTCTCACGCCGCTGCAGCTGCAGCAATAGTGCAGCACAAACTGAG AAGTGGTCTGCTGACCAAGAGGCAGGACCAGGCCGCCAGAAAAATAATGCGATTTCTGCTCCGATGTCGCCATAG